In a single window of the Montipora capricornis isolate CH-2021 chromosome 11, ASM3666992v2, whole genome shotgun sequence genome:
- the LOC138023054 gene encoding uncharacterized protein: MTEAMSQCYNAQNIAENEAIVPECCTDPEKLEKMRREEPLREDLIEDPLAEEQTRRQKARGLWTQKKTSKLCATLAKTNYQFGQTSEKMKMQCQSCNTQREKKKRRKEASNRAANAAEARAAAAVAAAAAAIKPQQPLPCLAREPSEEEEEIDIENGDPPPRERWVDPDVLAAIAASTPLSLADSDADDTKVDVESQQVEMKILDDESATTPVLQELKKDSMHSTTCETPGLNILAEVAAFAVRLPLTESCKDRIELGTGSTKQPQFEKNNLDGASLRAHHKLKRGNMPCDSCDTSRLNILAAVAASSSPLPTTKSVEDEGWSWRWICKRV, encoded by the exons atgactgaggcaatgtcccaATGTTACAATGCACAGAATATCGCCGAAAATGAAGCGATTGTTCCAGAATGCTGTACAGACCCTGAGAAACTGGAGAAAATGAGGCGGGAGGAACCTCTAAGGGAAG ACCTCATCGAAGATCCCTTAGCTGAGGAACAAACACGGAGACAAAAGGCAAGAGGACTGTGGACTCAAAAGAAGACCAGTAAACTGTGTGCAAC CCTTGCAAAGACGAACTACCAATTTGGTCAAACTTCTGAGAAGATGAAAATG CAATGCCAATCGTGCAATACACAGagagagaagaagaagaggCGGAAGGAGGCTTCTAATCGCGCGGCCAACGCTGCTGAGGCTCGTGCCGCGGCCGccgttgctgctgctgctgctgccaTTAAGCCTCAACAACCATTGCCGTGCTTAGCACGGGAACCATCCGAGGAGGAGGAAGAAATTGACATTGAAAATGGTGACCCACCCCCAAGAGAACGTTGGGTTGATCCCGATGTTTTAGCAGCAATTGCGGCTTCAACTCCGCTTTCGCTCGCAGACTCtgatgctgatgacactaaggTTGACGTCGAATCACAGCAGGTTGAAATGAAAATCTTGGATGACGAGTCTGCAACTACACCAGTGCTTCAGGAACTAAAGAAAGACAGCATGCATTCTACTACTTGTGAGACCCCCGGACTAAACATTTTGGCAGAAGTGGCGGCCTTTGCAGTTCGCCTTCCTCTTACAGAATCATGTAAAGATCGGATTGAACTTGGCACTGGATCCACAAAACAACCacaatttgaaaagaataacTTGGATGGAGCCTCTTTGCGTGCACATCATAAATTAAAGAGGGGCAACATGCCATGTGATAGTTGTGACACCTCTAGACTGAACATCTTAGCAGCTGTCGCAGCTTCTTCAAGTCCCCTTCCAACCACAAAATCAGTTGAAGACGAGGGTTGGAGCTGGCGCTGGATCTGCAAGCGTGTATAA